The following nucleotide sequence is from Tardiphaga alba.
TCGAATACTATGGCAATCAAGTCCTTTGGCGGACGGATCGCTCAGCCTAGTCCCGCAGACCAAGCTCGCTTGCGAGCAAAGTAGAAACGAGAAATGGCCGGACAACGTCCGGCCATTTATATAATTTGAAGCTGTTAGAGACGATGCTCGTCACAGCGCCTTATTGCTATCCTTCACGGCCTGTGCCTGAACATAGACCTGCTCGCCCATGTCCTTGAACTTCTGGCTCATGCTGGCCATGCCGTCCTCGATCACGCCACTCATCGACATGCCGATGCTCGCTTTGCCGCCGAGGCTCAGCGCTGCCTTCTCGTTGTCGCCAAGCGTCGCCGCGTACTCGCGCACATCCTGCGTGATCTTCATCGAGCAGAATTTTGGTCCGCACATCGAGCAGAAATGCGCGACCTTGTGGGCTTCCTTGGGCAGCGTCTCGTCGTGATAGGCGACCGCGGTTTCCGGATCGAGGCCGAGATTGAACTGGTCCTGCCAGCGGAAATCGAAGCGGGCGCGGGAGAGCGCGTCGTCGCGCAGCTGGGCGGCGGGATGACCCTTGGCGAGATCCGACGCATGCGCCGAGATCTTGTAGGTGATCACGCCGACCTTCACGTCGTCGCGGTTGGGCAGGCCCAGATGCTCCTTCGGCGTGACATAGCAGAGCATGGAGCAGCCGAACCAGCCGATCATGGCGGCGCCGATGCCCGAGGTGATGTGGTCGTAACCCGGCGCGATGTCGGTGGTCAGTGGCCCCAACGTATAGAACGGGGCTTCGCCGCATTCCTTGAGCTGCTTGTCCATGTTGATCTTGATCTTGTGCAGCGGCACATGGCCGGGGCCTTCGATCATCACCTGGCAGCCCTTCTTCCAGGCAATCTGCGTCAGCTCGCCCAGCGTCTCCAGTTCGGCGAATTGCGCACGGTCGTTGGCGTCGGCGATGGATCCGGGACGGAGGCCGTCGCCGAGCGAGAACGAGACGTCATACTTGCGCATGATGTCGCAGATCTCTTCGAAATGGGTGTAGAGGAAGCTTTCCTGGTGATGCGCGAGGCACCATTTTGCCATGATCGAGCCGCCGCGCGAGACGATGCCGGTGACGCGGTTGGCGGTGAGGTGGATATATTGCAGGCGCACGCCGGCATGGATGGTGAAATAATCCACACCCTGTTCGCACTGCTCGATCAGCGTGTCCTTGTAGAGCTCCCAGGTCAGCTTGACCGGATCGCCATCGCACTTTTCCAGCGCCTGATAGATCGGCACGGTGCCGATCGGGATCGGTGCATTGCGCATGATCCATTCGCGCGTGGTGTGAATGTTGCGGCCGGTGGAGAGATCCATCACGGTATCCGCGCCCCAACGGATCGCCCACACCATCTTGTCGACTTCCTCTTCCACCGACGACGTCACGGCGGAGTTGCCGATATTGGCATTGATCTTGGTGAGGAAGTTGCGGCCGATGATCATCGGCTCCAGTTCGGCGTGGTTGATGTTGCACGGGATGATCGCACGGCCGCGCGCGATTTCCGAGCGCACGAATTCCGGCGTGATGAACAGCGGCACTTCGGCGCCAAAACTCTCGCCGTCCGCGCGCGCGGCTTCGGCGCGCTCCAGCTGCTGCTTGCGGCCGAGATTTTCGCGCTCGGCGACATAGATCATTTCCTTGGTGATGATCCCAGCGCGGGCGAATTCGAGCTGGGTGATCATGTTGTCGCCGACACCGCGCAGCGGCTTGTGATGCGCCTTGAAGGCGGCGGCGGCATGCTTGGCGCCGACATTGCCATTGTCTTCCGGCTTGATGTCGCGGCCTTCATATTCCTCGACGCCGCCGCGCTCCTTCACCCAGTCCTGGCGGGTGCGGGCGAGGCCGTTATTCACATCGATCAGCACGTTCGGATCGGTATAAGGCCCCGACGTGTCATAGACCGGCAAGTTTGGCTCACCGGCGCCTTCGGACAAAATGATCTCGCGCAGGGGCACACGCAGGTCCGGTGCGCTATCAGGGACAGAATAGAATTTACGCGAGGACGGCAGGCTGCCGGTGGTGACGGCGGGAAGGGTGGTGTCGGGATTGGAGCGGATGTTCATGGGACGATCCTCCGTTATGATTGGCGATTAAGCTACTTGTTCGGAAAGGCCGAGCCATTGCCGCACGCGGGCATCCGGATCGGAATTCTGGGTGACATCGCTGACCACAGCGATGCTGTCGGCGCCCGCGGCAAAGATCTCCGCGGCGTGTTCGAACTTGATGCCGCCGATGGCGACCAGCGGGAGTTTGCCGATGCGCTTCTTCCACGTCGTGATCTTGGGAATGCCCTGCGGTTCGAAGCGCATGGACTTCAGCGTGGTGAAGAAGATCGGCCCGAGCGCGATATAATCAGGCTCGGCGCGCAGTGCGGTTTCGAGTTCGTCTTCATCATGCGTGGAAAGGCCAAGCGTGATGCCGGCCTTCTTGATGGCGTCGACATCGGCTTCGGCGAGGTCTTCCTGGCCGAGATGCAGATGCTGCGCTTTCAGCTCGATGGCGACGCGCCAGTAGTCATTGACCACCAGCTTTGTGCTCGTGCCTTTGGTCACGTCGAGCGCGGCGCGAAACAGGATCATCGCCGACGCATCGTCGAGATCCTTGGCGCGCAATTGCACGGTGCCGACGCCGAGTGCGGTGAGGCGTCTCACCCATTCCACGGTATCGACGACGGGATAAAAACGGTCAGGATACGGCATGCCAGAACGGTGTCCCGATGACTGGAGTGGAAGGAGAAGCGAAATCACGTTCGCCCATCAGCCCGGCTTCGAAACCGGTGCGGCCGGCCTCGACGGCGAGGCGGAAGGCGTTGGCCATGGCGACGGGATCGGCGGCTTTGGCCACCGCGGTGTTGAGCAGCACGGCGTCATAGCCGAGCTCCAGTGCCTCCGCCGCATGCGAGGGCGCGCCCAGGCCGGCATCGACGACGAGCGTGATATCGGGCAGGCGGTCGCGCAGCAGTTTCAGCGCATCGCGATTGATGATGCCGCGCGCGCTGCCGATAGGCGCCGCCCATGGCATCACCACCTTGCAGCCGGCATCGACCAGGCGCATCGCAACGCCAAGGTCTTCGGTGCAATAGGGGAAGACCTCAAACCCGTCCTTGACGAGGATGTTCGCGGCTTCGACCAGGCCGACCACATCGGGCTGCAGCGTGTCGTTGTCGGCGATCACTTCCAGCTTGATCCACGGCGTGTCGAACAATTCGCGCGCGAGTTTTGCGGTGGTGACGGCTTCACGCACGCTGCGGCAGCCGGCGGTGTTGGGCAGCACGGCCACATCGAGCTCACGGATCAGCGACCAGAACGCATCGCCGGTCTTGCCGCCCGCGGTCTCGCGGCGGACGGAGACGGTGACGATGCCGGCGCCTGACGCGCGGATGGAATCCTGCATCGTCTTCGGCGACGGATACAGGGCGCTGCCGATCAGCAGGCGAGAGGAGAAGGTCTTGCCGTAGAAGTTCACCATCGGGATTGTCCTCCCAAAATCTCCGTCGTCATCCTGAGGTGCTCGCCGTCTTCGGCGAGCCTCGAAGGATGCATGTTCAGCGCATGCGGCCATCCTTCGAGGCGCGCGAAGAGCGCGCACCTCAGGATGACGGAGGAGTGTGGGGCTACACGCATACTAGCCTCCCTGCCGCGGCGTAATAATCTCGATCTCGTCGCCCGCCTTCAGCGTCGTCTCCGCCCACTGGCTTCTTGGCACCACGTCGTAATTGATGGCGATGGCGCAGTGCGTGCCCTCGTAGTCGAGCTCGCTGAGCAGGGCGGTCACATGCGACGACTTGATCTCGCGCGCTTCGCCGTTGACGGTCACTTGCATTGCATCACCTCATTATCGATCGCCCCACGCTGCACATAGTTCAGCGTGAGCTCCGCCAGCGCAGGCGCCAGCAGGAAGCCGTGGCGATAAAGGCCGTTCACCGCGATCGTGTTCTTGCCGGGCGTCGGCCGGGAAAGCATGATTTTCGGCAGGTTGTCGGAAAAGGCCGGGCGAAGTCCCGAGCCGAGATCGAGAATGCGCGCTTCGGCAAAGGCCGGATGCACGGCATAGGCGGCGCCCAGCAATTCCAGCGCGGAACGCACGCTGACGCCGCTGCTCTCGTTTTCGATCGAGGTCGCGCCGAGCATGAAACGATTGTCGGCGCGCGGGATCACATAAAGCGGCCAGCGCGGATGCATCAGGCGGATCGGGCGCGACAGCTGCACTTCATCGGTCTCGATGAGGATCATCTCGCCCTTGACGCCACGCAGCGGGGTCTCGTCGTCACGTGCCCAGACGCCACGGCAATCGATCACGAGGCCATCGAGGTCGTCGGGCATGACCTCGCAATTGAACTTGATGGTGCCGCCCGCTGCGATGATGCGCTTGTGCAATTCAGGCAGCACGCGGCGCGGCTCGACATGGCCTTCGGCAGGGTAGAACAGGCCCTCGCGAAAGCGGCCTTCGAGCGATGGTTCGATCTCGGCCAGGCCGGCTGCATCGAGCCGTGTATGGCCTTCGGTCATCCGGGCAAAGCGCTCGAAATCGGCGCGGTCACGCGGATGCGCGACCACCAGCGAGCCATTGAACGGTGTGTCGGGAAGTTCTTCACGCCACAGATCGAGCGCGCGCAGGCCGAGCCGCATGATGATGGGCTCGGAGACCTCGGCCTCGCACCAGGGCGCCAGCATGCCGCCGCCCCAATGGGTCGTGCCTTCGCGCATCTCGGCAGTGTCACGCTCATAGAGCGTGACGCTGTGCCCAGCCTTGGCAAGCAACAAAGCCTGCCACGCACCAGCGATACCTGCGCCAATGATAGATAGTGGAGAGTTCGCAACGGCAGATTCGCCGCGCGACGCATGCGTCGTCTGATTCATCCCTGTCCCTTCGCCGGCATGACCCGGATCAGGTTCAAAGGGTCACCGCGGTATCGCATCGCCCATTCTTCCAGCATCTGGACGATTGAGCATGCAAGCTAGCGGTATCTCAGCTCCTCGTCGGAGCCCCCCTCGGAACGTCTCTAATTTAAACCTCCGGCCGGGCGTGTCAACGCGCCTTCACCGGATGGTCACAGTCGTGTCTGGCTCAGGGCTTCGGTGCCGACATGCTGGCCTGGGCCTGCGTGACGTCCTGTTTTTTCAGGCGCTCCGCATCCTTGGCGAAGATCGGCTGATGCGGCGGTGCAGAGACTTGCTGACGCTGGCGCTTGGCCGCGTAGTAGTAGCCGCCGGCATAATAGCTCACCGCGCGGTTGTGGTCGCCATGGGCGGCGCGATAGGCGCCGGCGAGATATTTGATGCCGTAAGTGAGATTGGTGTTGGGATCGCGCAGGCCCTCGGCATTGCCGGTGTAGCCGACACCACGCGCCGTCGCGAGCTTGATCTGCATGAGGCCGATGGTGCCGCCGCGGCCGATCAGATGCGGCTGATACTTGCTCTCGCGCATGATGACGCGATGCACCAGCGCTTCCGGCACGCCATTGGCCTGGGCATGGGATGCCGCCATGGCCTGATAGTCGGCGCGCTGCTGCGCATGGGCGAAAGACGGGATGGCGGCCAAGGAAGCTGCGAAGGCCAAGGCCAGGACGGTCGAAATACGGGTCATCAATGGTCTCAAAAAGTGCATCGGCCGCGTGTAACTGGTCGGTCTTTCAGATGGCCTAAACCATCTCGTTCAATTCTTGTCGTTTGAGGCGTGAATTGAGTCTTTCTCGGGGCTGCACGGCCCGGTTCCGGCAGCGATTTACCTCAAATTATGCCCGGCTGTGGTTCCCTCGTCGGTATTCCGCATTGCTGTGACTTTCCTGCCAGGCATTCCGCATGACGATGTCCATTGCCCGAACCGCCACGCGCAGCCCGCTGCAGGGCCTGTTGCCGCTCTGGGTGGGCATCGGCGTCTATGCGCTGCTGCTGGCCGTCGGCCGCGGGCTGCTCAACGATCCCGACACCTATTGGCAGATTACGCTCGGGCAATGGATGCTCGATCATCAGGCCGTGCCGCGTGTCGATATCTATTCGTTCACGATGCATGGCCAGCCATGGATCTCCACGCAATGGCTGGCGCAGGTTGCCTATGCGCTGGCTTACGGCGTGGCCGGCTGGGCCGGTCCGGTAGTGCTTGCGGCCGCATCGGCGTCACTGGCCATCGCATTGCTGGCGGGTTTCCTCGATGCGCGACTGCCGCGCACGGCGACGCTCGTCATTCTCGCTGCGACGCTGGCCCTGATGGCCGCTCACATGGTGGCGCGCCCGCATCTGCTGGCCATGCCGGTGATGGTGGCCTGGGTCGCCGGCCTCGTCAGTGCGATGGATCGCAAAACCGTGCCGTCATTCTGGCTGCTGTCCTTGATGGCGCTGTGGGCAAATCTCCACGGCGGCTTCGTGCTCGGTCTCGCGCTGATCGGACCGATCGCACTCGATGCGATCTGGCACGCGCCGAAAAATCAACAGACACGCATGTTGCTGCATTGGGCGCTGTTCGGTCTCGCCGCGCTCGCGGCGAGCTGCATCACGCCTTACGGCTGGGAAGCGTTGCTGGCTGCCCGGCGCATTCTCAGCCTCGGTGCCGCGCTGGCGCTGATCGGTGAATGGCGGCCTGCGAATTTCGGCCATGCCGGCCCGCTCGAACTCTCGGTCCTCGCGGCTTTCGCCTTCGTGCTGTGGCGTGGCATCACGCTGCCGCCGATGCGCATCGTGCTGGTGCTCGGCTTCACCTATATGGCGCTCAGCCACGTGCGCAATGCCGAAGTGCTGGCTCTGCTGGCGCCGCTGGTGCTGGCCAAGCCAGTCGGCGAACAGCTTGGGCGCAACGTCGAAGACGACACCACGTCGCCGAACCGATGGCTGCTCGCCGGCATCGCATTATGCGTGCTGGCGGGAACGGTTGTCGTCGCCTCCGTGCGCCAGTACGCGCCATCGGAGCGCGCGGCGCCAGTCGCCGCGGTCGATGCGCTGAAGAAGCTCAATCTCGGCCGGGTGTTCAACGACTATGATTTCGGCGGCTATCTGATCTGGCGCGGCGTGCCGACCTTCATCGATGGCCGCACCGAACTGTTCGGTGAGAAGTTGATGGTCGATCACAATAATGCCAGCGGTCTCGCCGAGCCGGACAACCTGTTCCGGCTGCTGAAGGACTACAATATCGAGGCCACCTTCATGCGCACCGAAAGTGCCGCGACAAAACTGCTAGATCGCATGGATGGCTGGGAGAAGGTCTATAGCGACGATCTCGCGACCATCCATCTGCGGAAAGGCGGGGCGAGCGAGAAGGTGAGGGAGGAGTAGCCCGGATGGAGCGAAGCGTAATCCGGGGACAGCAGATATAACTGAAACGCCGGTCCCTGGATTTCGCTGCGCTCCATCCAGGCTACGCTCGCGCCGCAGGCAGTGTAATCCGCACGATCAATCCCTGTGGCTGACGATCCCGCAATGTAAGCTCGCCGCCATGCGCCAGCGCGATCGCGCGGGCGATGGACAGGCCCAGCCCGAAACCGGCCGTTTCGTCATCCATGTTGCGCGCATCATCGCCGCGTACGAAGGGTTGCAGCATGGCGTTCTTCTGCGCATCGGAAATGCCGGGGCCACCGTCGGCGACATCGATCACGGCACCTTGTTCGGACATCGTCAGCGTGATCGTCGCGTCGCCGCCGAATTTCACGGCGTTCTCGACGAGATTGGTCACCGCGCGGTGCAGGTCGTCCGGACGTGCCATCGCCATGGCATGGGACGGACCCTGATAGGTCACGAGCTGGCCGATATCGGCGAACTGGTCGGCGATCAATTGCAGCGTGGTGGCGATGTCGGTGAGCGTGAGTTCTTCCAGGCGGCGATCATTGCGCAGGAATGACAGCACCGCCTCCAGCATCGCGCGCATCTGGTCGAGGTCGCGCAGCATATGGCGGCGGCTGTTCTCGTCCTCGATGAATTCCGAGCGCAGGCGCAGGCGGGTGATCGGCGTGCGCAGGTCATGGCTGATGGCGGCCAGCATTTTGGTGCGGTCGTCGATCAAAGTCGTGATGCGCTCGCGCATCCGATTCAGTGCACGCGCCACCGCGCGGATTTCCTCGGGGCCGCGTTCAGGGAGCGGCGATGATGTTCCGCTGAGGCTGAATTCTTCTGCCGTTCTGGCGAAGGATGACAGCGGTTCGGCGAGCATGCGGGCCGCCCACAGGCCGAGCAGCGTCAGCGTGATCACGGCGAATGCAAAGGTGATGAATACCGGCCCGCCCCAGAACGGACGCGGGCGGCGTTCCGGCATGTCGCTCACCGAGAACTTCTGGCCGTCAGGCATCACGATGCCAACGCGCGGGCCTGCAAGCGGGACAGCGCGAATGGTCGGGGCCAGCATGCGGCTCATGCGGCGAAACGGAAACGCGTCGCTGCGCTCCTTCGCATCCGCACTCTCGATGAAATCGCCGGCTTCCATGCGCAGGTCGAAGGCCGGGAAGGTTTCCGCCATGCGCGCGAAAAATGCCGGTTGGTCGCTCGCGGGTGTCGCTGCCAAGAGCTTTGCGAACGCCGCGAGTTCGCCATGCCCGCGATCCGGCGTCACCGGCTGGTCCGGACGCAGCAGTGCGAAACCGGCACCGATAATGACGTGAATGGCGATGATGGACATCACCACCAGCGCAGCAATCTGGCCGCTGATCCGCCGCAGATTGAGGACGTGCAGCAGCTTCATGATCAGGTCGGCTGTGCCATCGCGATGGCGTTCACATCCGGCGTAAACATGTAGCCGCCGGAGCGCACCGTCTTGATGAGCTGGGCATCCTGCGGATCGGCTTCGATCTTGCGGCGGATGCGGCTCACCAACACGTCGATGCTGCGCTCGAACGAGCCGGCATTGCGGCCCTGGGTGAGAT
It contains:
- the thiC gene encoding phosphomethylpyrimidine synthase ThiC, with the translated sequence MNIRSNPDTTLPAVTTGSLPSSRKFYSVPDSAPDLRVPLREIILSEGAGEPNLPVYDTSGPYTDPNVLIDVNNGLARTRQDWVKERGGVEEYEGRDIKPEDNGNVGAKHAAAAFKAHHKPLRGVGDNMITQLEFARAGIITKEMIYVAERENLGRKQQLERAEAARADGESFGAEVPLFITPEFVRSEIARGRAIIPCNINHAELEPMIIGRNFLTKINANIGNSAVTSSVEEEVDKMVWAIRWGADTVMDLSTGRNIHTTREWIMRNAPIPIGTVPIYQALEKCDGDPVKLTWELYKDTLIEQCEQGVDYFTIHAGVRLQYIHLTANRVTGIVSRGGSIMAKWCLAHHQESFLYTHFEEICDIMRKYDVSFSLGDGLRPGSIADANDRAQFAELETLGELTQIAWKKGCQVMIEGPGHVPLHKIKINMDKQLKECGEAPFYTLGPLTTDIAPGYDHITSGIGAAMIGWFGCSMLCYVTPKEHLGLPNRDDVKVGVITYKISAHASDLAKGHPAAQLRDDALSRARFDFRWQDQFNLGLDPETAVAYHDETLPKEAHKVAHFCSMCGPKFCSMKITQDVREYAATLGDNEKAALSLGGKASIGMSMSGVIEDGMASMSQKFKDMGEQVYVQAQAVKDSNKAL
- a CDS encoding thiamine phosphate synthase, translating into MPYPDRFYPVVDTVEWVRRLTALGVGTVQLRAKDLDDASAMILFRAALDVTKGTSTKLVVNDYWRVAIELKAQHLHLGQEDLAEADVDAIKKAGITLGLSTHDEDELETALRAEPDYIALGPIFFTTLKSMRFEPQGIPKITTWKKRIGKLPLVAIGGIKFEHAAEIFAAGADSIAVVSDVTQNSDPDARVRQWLGLSEQVA
- a CDS encoding thiazole synthase; translation: MVNFYGKTFSSRLLIGSALYPSPKTMQDSIRASGAGIVTVSVRRETAGGKTGDAFWSLIRELDVAVLPNTAGCRSVREAVTTAKLARELFDTPWIKLEVIADNDTLQPDVVGLVEAANILVKDGFEVFPYCTEDLGVAMRLVDAGCKVVMPWAAPIGSARGIINRDALKLLRDRLPDITLVVDAGLGAPSHAAEALELGYDAVLLNTAVAKAADPVAMANAFRLAVEAGRTGFEAGLMGERDFASPSTPVIGTPFWHAVS
- the thiS gene encoding sulfur carrier protein ThiS; this translates as MQVTVNGEAREIKSSHVTALLSELDYEGTHCAIAINYDVVPRSQWAETTLKAGDEIEIITPRQGG
- a CDS encoding FAD-dependent oxidoreductase; translation: MNQTTHASRGESAVANSPLSIIGAGIAGAWQALLLAKAGHSVTLYERDTAEMREGTTHWGGGMLAPWCEAEVSEPIIMRLGLRALDLWREELPDTPFNGSLVVAHPRDRADFERFARMTEGHTRLDAAGLAEIEPSLEGRFREGLFYPAEGHVEPRRVLPELHKRIIAAGGTIKFNCEVMPDDLDGLVIDCRGVWARDDETPLRGVKGEMILIETDEVQLSRPIRLMHPRWPLYVIPRADNRFMLGATSIENESSGVSVRSALELLGAAYAVHPAFAEARILDLGSGLRPAFSDNLPKIMLSRPTPGKNTIAVNGLYRHGFLLAPALAELTLNYVQRGAIDNEVMQCK
- a CDS encoding lytic transglycosylase domain-containing protein encodes the protein MTRISTVLALAFAASLAAIPSFAHAQQRADYQAMAASHAQANGVPEALVHRVIMRESKYQPHLIGRGGTIGLMQIKLATARGVGYTGNAEGLRDPNTNLTYGIKYLAGAYRAAHGDHNRAVSYYAGGYYYAAKRQRQQVSAPPHQPIFAKDAERLKKQDVTQAQASMSAPKP
- a CDS encoding ATP-binding protein — encoded protein: MKLLHVLNLRRISGQIAALVVMSIIAIHVIIGAGFALLRPDQPVTPDRGHGELAAFAKLLAATPASDQPAFFARMAETFPAFDLRMEAGDFIESADAKERSDAFPFRRMSRMLAPTIRAVPLAGPRVGIVMPDGQKFSVSDMPERRPRPFWGGPVFITFAFAVITLTLLGLWAARMLAEPLSSFARTAEEFSLSGTSSPLPERGPEEIRAVARALNRMRERITTLIDDRTKMLAAISHDLRTPITRLRLRSEFIEDENSRRHMLRDLDQMRAMLEAVLSFLRNDRRLEELTLTDIATTLQLIADQFADIGQLVTYQGPSHAMAMARPDDLHRAVTNLVENAVKFGGDATITLTMSEQGAVIDVADGGPGISDAQKNAMLQPFVRGDDARNMDDETAGFGLGLSIARAIALAHGGELTLRDRQPQGLIVRITLPAARA